From the Thermococcus guaymasensis DSM 11113 genome, one window contains:
- the purE gene encoding 5-(carboxyamino)imidazole ribonucleotide mutase, whose translation MKVLVVMGSKSDSHIAENVTSVLDEFGVEYDVEVASAHRNPKKVEELAKKDYDVFIAIAGLSAALPGVIAAHTVKPVIGVPVSAKLGGLDALLSIAQLPPGVPVATVGIDNGKNAAILAVEILALKDEGLRKKLEEYRERMRG comes from the coding sequence GTGAAGGTTTTGGTAGTTATGGGAAGCAAGAGCGATAGTCACATAGCGGAAAACGTGACCTCCGTCCTCGACGAGTTCGGCGTTGAGTACGATGTCGAGGTGGCTTCCGCCCACAGAAACCCGAAGAAAGTTGAAGAGCTCGCAAAGAAGGACTATGATGTCTTCATAGCGATAGCAGGACTGAGCGCCGCCCTGCCGGGGGTCATAGCGGCTCACACAGTCAAGCCTGTTATAGGCGTTCCGGTCTCAGCTAAGCTTGGAGGTCTCGATGCACTCCTCAGTATAGCCCAGCTCCCGCCAGGGGTGCCGGTTGCGACGGTTGGGATAGACAACGGAAAGAACGCAGCAATCTTGGCGGTTGAAATCTTGGCCCTGAAAGACGAAGGGCTTAGGAAAAAGCTTGAGGAATACAGGGAAAGAATGAGGGGCTGA
- a CDS encoding zinc ribbon domain-containing protein — MEVTCPTCSAKFKVPDTVSIATCPYCGTTFHVHTGEESQVDHFFFPPMREDPAGKLLKFLSRQYGAPADIVDAKVTKKELHWIPVYFFYLHGRSKSKETVEEVEFFGIPAGSPFVTLLTEYPFPIRGKRFFDESIVKKGKYYEPDLDREKAEMIARSRLESALKREASEESAYAGGLEFNVKFQGLVHYPLWEIHYEYGGERFVNFVDGTDGRVIRAEYPLMSEARKKATILGVGMIGTGLILGVAASVAVGGLWGLVGGFAGGFAGALGIFTKGSVKKRTVSEVIKARRGNVYFQPV; from the coding sequence ATGGAGGTCACTTGTCCCACATGCTCTGCGAAGTTTAAGGTCCCCGACACGGTGAGCATCGCCACCTGTCCCTACTGTGGAACCACCTTCCACGTTCACACCGGCGAGGAGAGTCAAGTTGATCACTTCTTCTTCCCACCCATGAGGGAAGACCCGGCAGGGAAGCTCCTCAAGTTCCTTTCGAGGCAGTACGGCGCCCCCGCGGATATCGTCGATGCGAAGGTTACGAAGAAGGAGCTCCACTGGATTCCGGTGTACTTCTTCTACCTCCATGGAAGGAGCAAGAGCAAAGAGACAGTCGAGGAGGTCGAGTTCTTTGGCATTCCGGCAGGGTCGCCCTTTGTAACTCTCTTAACAGAGTATCCTTTTCCGATCAGGGGAAAGCGCTTCTTCGATGAAAGCATAGTGAAGAAGGGGAAGTACTACGAGCCTGACCTGGACAGGGAGAAAGCCGAGATGATAGCCCGTTCAAGGCTTGAGAGTGCTTTGAAAAGGGAAGCCAGTGAGGAGAGTGCGTATGCAGGGGGGCTGGAGTTCAACGTAAAGTTCCAGGGCCTGGTTCACTACCCCCTCTGGGAGATCCACTACGAGTACGGCGGCGAGAGGTTCGTCAACTTCGTGGACGGGACGGATGGAAGGGTCATCAGGGCGGAGTACCCGCTGATGAGCGAGGCCAGGAAGAAGGCAACAATCCTCGGCGTTGGGATGATAGGGACGGGCCTCATACTGGGCGTTGCTGCATCAGTAGCAGTGGGAGGTTTATGGGGCCTCGTTGGAGGTTTTGCAGGTGGCTTTGCAGGGGCATTGGGAATCTTCACGAAGGGCTCGGTTAAGAAGAGAACTGTCAGTGAGGTAATTAAAGCCCGGAGAGGCAACGTTTATTTCCAGCCTGTTTGA
- a CDS encoding acetate--CoA ligase family protein → MKEEALKVIESVLSQGRTAMVEYEAKQVLKAYGLPVPEEKLAKTLDEALKYAEEIGYPVALKLMSPQILHKSDARVVLLNIKSPEELKQKWEEIHENARRYRPDAEILGVLVAPMLKPGREIIIGVTEDPQFGHAIMFGLGGIFVEVLKDVTFRIIPITERDARKMVQEIKGYPILAGARGEEPADIDAIVSMLLKVSELVDDLRDYIKEMDLNPVFVYEKGKGAVIVDARIILKEPKEKP, encoded by the coding sequence ATGAAGGAGGAAGCCCTTAAAGTTATTGAGTCCGTCCTGTCGCAGGGCAGGACGGCGATGGTAGAGTACGAAGCAAAGCAGGTTCTTAAAGCCTACGGCCTCCCCGTCCCGGAGGAAAAGCTCGCCAAGACCCTTGACGAGGCACTCAAGTACGCCGAGGAGATCGGCTACCCCGTTGCCCTGAAGCTGATGTCGCCTCAGATTCTCCACAAGAGCGACGCTAGGGTTGTTCTTCTCAACATAAAGAGCCCGGAGGAGCTCAAGCAGAAGTGGGAGGAGATACACGAGAACGCGCGCAGGTACCGCCCGGACGCGGAAATTCTCGGTGTCCTCGTCGCCCCGATGCTTAAGCCGGGCAGGGAAATTATCATCGGTGTTACCGAGGACCCGCAGTTCGGCCACGCGATAATGTTCGGTCTCGGTGGAATCTTCGTTGAAGTCCTCAAGGACGTCACCTTCCGCATAATCCCGATAACCGAGCGCGACGCCAGGAAGATGGTTCAGGAGATAAAGGGCTACCCGATTCTCGCGGGAGCCCGTGGTGAAGAACCAGCGGACATAGATGCAATAGTCAGCATGCTCCTCAAGGTCAGCGAACTTGTTGACGACCTCAGGGACTACATCAAGGAGATGGATCTCAACCCGGTCTTCGTCTACGAGAAGGGCAAGGGCGCGGTAATAGTTGACGCGAGGATAATCCTCAAGGAGCCGAAGGAGAAGCCCTGA
- a CDS encoding MFS transporter, with the protein MDNRWRTVILNTLVVASGFGTMHMLEKFKDAVIAHYGITDAMMGYQQTAYVVGLFVAFLLGGTSLFKGSFKKSVALIVSFAAIPQFLIPFMPNWWGVVALRFFQGFIVALVAVFSNQIARLFVAERPFAKGIILSGIFWGGIYGIKLTKWAGGKSAPWPEIQKVFLLSAAVMYVMLAVWWLFTEDFEIPKEKHSSGKTNVWKMPFTWVFGFTFFPALWIVFTLGSFTLHNVDFSDSQVENLVMTLEVSMALWSIIMGYLGYRLSLKNTSNRGLFKAIVSVMTLSYAVTFIGLFILWKAISANDYTLALLGIAITGVVQGTGPAFWTTAPAAYPKDIYPEASFALGLISNSANAVAPNVMFVLVHSVSTGMLIYLLMAALGIATLLAASKMKLPVEEFSK; encoded by the coding sequence ATGGACAACCGCTGGAGAACGGTCATTCTCAACACTCTCGTTGTTGCCTCCGGTTTCGGAACGATGCACATGCTGGAGAAGTTCAAGGACGCGGTCATAGCGCATTATGGAATCACGGATGCCATGATGGGCTACCAGCAAACGGCCTACGTTGTCGGCCTCTTCGTCGCGTTCCTCCTCGGTGGGACGAGCCTCTTCAAGGGCTCATTCAAGAAAAGTGTCGCTCTCATAGTTAGCTTCGCAGCGATCCCACAGTTCCTGATTCCGTTCATGCCTAACTGGTGGGGAGTGGTTGCACTTCGCTTCTTCCAGGGGTTCATAGTCGCCCTCGTGGCAGTGTTCAGCAACCAGATTGCCAGGCTCTTCGTGGCCGAGAGGCCCTTCGCCAAGGGTATAATCTTGTCAGGAATCTTCTGGGGCGGAATTTACGGCATAAAACTCACCAAGTGGGCCGGTGGTAAAAGCGCCCCGTGGCCAGAGATTCAGAAGGTGTTCCTCCTCTCAGCCGCTGTAATGTACGTCATGCTGGCAGTCTGGTGGCTCTTCACGGAGGACTTTGAAATACCCAAAGAGAAGCACTCCTCGGGGAAGACCAACGTCTGGAAGATGCCCTTCACATGGGTCTTTGGATTTACATTCTTCCCCGCGCTGTGGATTGTCTTCACACTCGGCTCGTTCACGCTCCACAACGTCGACTTCAGCGACTCTCAAGTGGAAAACCTCGTGATGACGCTTGAGGTCTCAATGGCACTATGGTCAATAATCATGGGCTACCTGGGGTACCGCCTCTCCCTTAAAAACACGAGCAACAGGGGCCTGTTCAAGGCCATCGTCAGCGTCATGACCCTCTCCTACGCGGTAACGTTTATCGGACTATTCATCCTGTGGAAAGCGATAAGCGCGAACGACTACACGCTTGCGCTCCTCGGAATAGCGATAACCGGAGTTGTCCAGGGGACAGGCCCAGCCTTCTGGACAACCGCACCGGCGGCCTATCCAAAGGATATCTACCCAGAGGCCAGCTTTGCCCTCGGACTCATCTCGAACTCAGCAAACGCGGTGGCCCCGAACGTCATGTTCGTCCTCGTCCACTCAGTAAGCACGGGAATGCTGATCTACCTGCTTATGGCTGCCCTCGGCATTGCCACCCTTCTCGCAGCGAGCAAGATGAAGCTTCCTGTCGAGGAGTTCAGTAAATGA
- the purS gene encoding phosphoribosylformylglycinamidine synthase subunit PurS, translating into MKWKVTVIVRLKEGLNDPEGRVIGNALRNLGYAVENLRVPKCFEFELDSEKPEKEVEEMCRRLLANPLIHSWEYSIEPVS; encoded by the coding sequence ATGAAGTGGAAGGTTACCGTCATCGTCCGCCTTAAGGAAGGCCTCAACGACCCGGAGGGCAGGGTCATAGGAAACGCCCTCAGAAACCTCGGATACGCGGTGGAGAACCTCCGCGTCCCCAAGTGCTTCGAGTTCGAGCTTGATAGCGAGAAACCGGAGAAAGAGGTTGAAGAGATGTGCAGGCGCCTCCTGGCGAATCCACTCATCCACAGCTGGGAATACAGCATAGAGCCGGTGAGCTGA
- a CDS encoding sugar phosphate isomerase/epimerase family protein, with protein sequence MIGLSMTSYNGRTPGDFERWLGEVESLGFDFVELVSEWPNFLTRENWKPYADVLASFKLEVTIHAPFSDVNIGSLNERIRGASLEVLREALEVASLLDAIVVTVHPGHCSPASRRFHDDYNRVHKASLRELERYSEEFGIVVGIENMPRFPILDAQTPERLKELLEETELGVTLDVGHLNTVGLPLERFFELLGKRIVHAHLHDNNGGRDEHLPLGTGTVPWREVLSRIGDVTMALEVSSLDDARASLAFLRDIGEL encoded by the coding sequence ATGATAGGGCTTTCCATGACGTCTTACAATGGGAGAACGCCTGGGGACTTCGAAAGGTGGCTTGGGGAAGTTGAAAGCCTCGGCTTTGACTTCGTGGAGCTCGTGAGCGAGTGGCCGAACTTCCTGACGAGGGAAAACTGGAAACCCTACGCTGATGTTCTGGCGAGTTTTAAGCTCGAAGTCACAATCCACGCCCCCTTCAGCGACGTGAACATCGGCTCTCTAAACGAGAGAATCAGGGGGGCTTCCCTTGAAGTCCTGAGGGAGGCTCTTGAGGTTGCGTCTCTCTTGGACGCCATTGTTGTGACCGTTCACCCCGGCCACTGCTCCCCCGCGAGCAGGAGATTCCACGACGACTACAACCGGGTTCACAAGGCCTCTCTACGGGAACTGGAGCGCTATTCTGAGGAGTTTGGTATCGTGGTGGGGATTGAAAACATGCCGAGGTTCCCGATACTCGACGCCCAGACTCCCGAGAGACTAAAGGAGTTACTTGAAGAAACCGAGTTAGGAGTTACCCTTGACGTCGGCCACCTCAACACGGTGGGCCTTCCCCTTGAGCGGTTCTTTGAGCTGCTGGGCAAAAGGATAGTCCACGCCCACCTGCACGACAACAACGGCGGGAGGGACGAACACCTCCCTCTGGGTACCGGCACGGTTCCCTGGCGGGAAGTTCTTTCCCGTATCGGGGACGTTACGATGGCCCTTGAGGTATCAAGCCTTGACGATGCGCGTGCTAGTCTGGCCTTTCTCAGGGACATTGGTGAACTTTGA
- a CDS encoding ATP-binding cassette domain-containing protein has product MRLKVENLGVNYGRVWGVRGLNFEAKADRIAIVGHNGSGKTTLLSVLSGLRKPTEGRALINGWEPYRRSDRWSVIRYSFEKPQFSIPVKVSDLVEALETNESCNRVDELVDALGIREFLDHRLDGLSSGQAQLCNLLTALACDSEVLILDEPTSHLDAYRAGLIDEMLSKRKGLIIATHDPEEGEAVADYFVILKEGKIVWEGSRRKLFAEGIYEVTLSGIDETITGNVEVLHRFGAIVVVRAEEEELIELMRSGKIAGFKRAGLRYAYVESR; this is encoded by the coding sequence TTGAGGCTTAAAGTGGAGAACCTCGGGGTAAACTACGGAAGGGTATGGGGAGTTAGGGGATTGAACTTCGAGGCCAAAGCCGATAGGATAGCGATAGTCGGCCACAACGGGAGTGGTAAGACCACTCTCCTTTCGGTTCTTTCCGGCCTTAGAAAGCCAACCGAGGGAAGGGCCCTCATAAACGGATGGGAACCCTACCGCAGAAGCGACAGGTGGAGTGTAATAAGGTACTCCTTCGAGAAACCTCAGTTCTCGATTCCCGTGAAGGTCTCTGATCTCGTTGAGGCGCTGGAGACAAACGAAAGTTGCAACCGTGTTGACGAGCTCGTCGATGCCCTGGGTATAAGGGAGTTTCTTGATCACCGCCTCGACGGGCTATCCAGCGGCCAGGCTCAGCTCTGCAACCTTTTAACTGCACTCGCCTGCGATTCAGAGGTTCTGATACTGGATGAACCGACGAGTCATCTCGACGCCTACCGGGCCGGGCTGATCGATGAGATGCTGTCAAAGAGGAAGGGCCTCATCATAGCGACCCATGACCCCGAGGAAGGTGAGGCGGTCGCGGATTACTTCGTGATCCTGAAGGAAGGTAAGATAGTCTGGGAAGGAAGCAGGAGAAAGCTGTTTGCAGAAGGTATCTACGAGGTCACGCTGAGCGGGATTGACGAGACAATCACCGGTAACGTTGAGGTTCTCCATCGCTTTGGGGCCATTGTAGTCGTGAGAGCAGAAGAGGAGGAACTAATCGAGCTCATGAGGAGTGGAAAGATAGCGGGGTTTAAAAGGGCGGGGTTGCGCTATGCCTATGTGGAAAGCCGTTAA
- a CDS encoding SPFH domain-containing protein has product MVQVIEWVNPGEDEIIWRYPNEVIKWGAQLIVHEYEVAVFMRDGKIYDVLGPGRHTLTTQNLPLLYKLVGGSNSPFKATVIFVSMKEFQGRYGGETQTRELAPVKYYGVYWFKVADPVLFITEVVGGQSLYDAQDVTKFIRAYFNEGMMKHLSTYSIVDLFQNLDMVSTQVKVKLMEDFHRLGLELVDVKIEGVNTTDEWRQRLFWLMHTGNAQAVMQMDTVKRVAAELGKSSGAGMGTGMVLVPQLFQQQAQPAPPAQPYTGGGAPPAPQQPQQAVPAQPAAQQEICPYCGKPIPPGARFCPYCGHEIKRCPNGHIVPEGAKFCPVCGAKIE; this is encoded by the coding sequence ATGGTTCAGGTTATAGAGTGGGTCAATCCGGGAGAAGACGAGATAATCTGGCGCTACCCCAACGAGGTCATAAAGTGGGGCGCCCAGCTGATAGTTCACGAATACGAGGTCGCCGTCTTCATGCGCGACGGCAAAATCTACGACGTCCTTGGGCCGGGAAGGCACACGCTGACTACCCAGAACTTGCCGCTCCTCTACAAGCTCGTGGGCGGTTCAAACAGTCCATTCAAGGCGACGGTAATCTTTGTCAGCATGAAGGAGTTTCAGGGACGCTACGGTGGAGAGACCCAGACGAGGGAACTCGCTCCCGTTAAATACTACGGTGTCTACTGGTTCAAGGTGGCAGACCCGGTCCTCTTCATCACTGAAGTTGTCGGCGGCCAGAGCCTCTACGACGCCCAGGACGTCACTAAGTTCATCAGGGCGTACTTCAACGAGGGCATGATGAAGCACCTCTCAACGTATTCGATAGTTGACCTCTTCCAGAACCTCGACATGGTCAGCACGCAGGTCAAGGTAAAGCTCATGGAGGACTTCCACAGGCTGGGCCTTGAACTGGTTGATGTGAAGATCGAAGGGGTAAACACCACAGACGAATGGCGCCAGAGACTATTCTGGCTTATGCACACGGGCAATGCTCAGGCCGTTATGCAGATGGACACCGTGAAGCGGGTCGCTGCCGAGCTTGGGAAGAGCTCCGGAGCAGGAATGGGAACTGGAATGGTGCTCGTGCCGCAGCTGTTCCAGCAGCAGGCACAGCCGGCTCCTCCAGCGCAACCTTATACTGGTGGAGGTGCTCCTCCCGCACCCCAGCAGCCCCAGCAAGCCGTTCCCGCTCAGCCAGCGGCACAGCAGGAAATCTGCCCGTACTGTGGCAAGCCCATTCCACCTGGAGCGCGCTTTTGCCCCTACTGCGGGCACGAAATCAAGCGCTGTCCCAACGGCCACATAGTTCCGGAAGGGGCCAAGTTCTGTCCCGTCTGTGGGGCAAAGATCGAGTGA
- a CDS encoding formate--phosphoribosylaminoimidazolecarboxamide ligase family protein — MISRDEILSVLERYDPEKITVGVIGSHSALDIADGAKEEGLPVLVVVQKGRHRTYAEYFRLRETKDGLTKGFIDEVLVLEKFAQIIDVQDELVKRNVIFVPNRSFVVYTGIDRVENDFRVPLFGSRNLLRSEERSEEKSYYWLLERAGLPYPEPVKPEEIDEVGLVIVKLPHAKKRLERGFFTAASYKEFREKAEKLIKLGVITEEDLAKARIERYIIGPVFNFDFFYSPIDEEIELLGIDWRFETSLDGHVRLPASQQLTLPEHQFEPEYTVCGHASSTLRESLLEKVFDMAERYVEATKKYYSPGIIGPFTLQTAVDKDLNFYIYDVAPRTGGGTNIHMAMGHPYGNALWRKPMSTGRRVALEIKRAVELDELEKVVT, encoded by the coding sequence ATGATAAGCCGCGACGAGATTTTGAGCGTCCTCGAAAGGTACGACCCCGAAAAGATAACCGTTGGCGTCATAGGGAGCCACTCCGCTCTGGACATCGCCGACGGGGCCAAAGAGGAAGGTCTCCCGGTTCTCGTCGTCGTCCAGAAGGGTAGACACAGGACTTACGCCGAGTATTTCAGGCTCAGGGAGACAAAGGACGGCCTTACGAAGGGCTTCATTGACGAGGTGCTGGTGCTTGAGAAGTTCGCCCAGATAATAGACGTTCAGGACGAGCTCGTGAAGAGGAACGTCATCTTCGTGCCAAACCGCTCGTTCGTTGTCTACACCGGCATTGATAGGGTTGAGAACGACTTCCGCGTTCCGCTCTTCGGGAGCCGTAACCTCCTCAGGAGTGAGGAGCGGAGCGAGGAGAAGAGCTACTACTGGTTGCTTGAGAGGGCAGGGCTTCCCTACCCGGAGCCCGTTAAGCCGGAGGAGATTGATGAAGTTGGCCTCGTTATAGTCAAGCTCCCGCACGCCAAGAAAAGGCTTGAGAGGGGATTCTTCACGGCGGCGAGCTACAAGGAGTTCCGCGAGAAGGCAGAGAAGCTCATCAAGCTCGGCGTGATTACCGAGGAGGACCTCGCAAAGGCCAGAATCGAGCGCTACATCATCGGGCCCGTCTTCAACTTCGACTTCTTCTACTCGCCGATTGATGAGGAGATTGAGCTTTTGGGCATAGACTGGCGCTTCGAGACAAGTTTGGATGGTCATGTCCGCCTCCCAGCTTCCCAGCAGCTAACCCTGCCTGAGCACCAATTCGAGCCCGAGTATACCGTCTGTGGCCACGCCTCCTCGACGCTCCGCGAGTCCCTCCTTGAGAAGGTCTTCGACATGGCCGAGCGCTACGTTGAAGCCACGAAGAAGTACTACTCCCCGGGAATTATCGGGCCCTTCACGCTCCAGACGGCGGTTGACAAAGACTTAAACTTCTACATCTACGACGTTGCTCCAAGAACCGGCGGTGGAACCAACATCCACATGGCAATGGGTCACCCCTACGGCAATGCCCTCTGGAGGAAGCCCATGAGCACCGGACGGAGGGTAGCCCTCGAAATCAAGCGCGCGGTTGAGCTGGACGAGCTTGAGAAGGTTGTGACTTAG
- a CDS encoding acetate--CoA ligase family protein, protein MVEKIVEELRPFFDPKAVAIIGATNKKGKVGNVIFENFKTNKERGIFKGNIYPVNPKLDEIDGYKVYHSVEELPDDTEMAVIAIPAPFVPDTMRQIAKKGIKAVIIITGGFGELGEEGKKLEREIYEIAKANGIRVIGPNCVGVYVPDTGVDTVFLPEEKMDRPKSGPIAFVSQSGAFAAAMLDWAAGAGIGIGKMVSYGNKLDVDDADLMEYFIHDDTINVVTFYIEGVKDGRKFMEAAKKITKVKPVIALKSGRSEYGAKAASSHTGSLAGADTIYDAVFKQTGIIRAEDFEHMFDLAKAFASLKDKLPKGDRIGIITDGGGAGVMASDAVARFGLRMAELSEETLRYLKEHFPPHAVAGNPTDVVGDTDAERYRIAIEAFVNDPNVDAIVVIVLFQVPLLEDEKIIEILAEYQKKSDKPILAVAMGGEKTERYARMLEERGVPVYPTPERGVRAMAGLVKYAEYLRRGA, encoded by the coding sequence ATGGTGGAAAAAATAGTTGAAGAACTCAGGCCGTTTTTCGACCCGAAGGCGGTCGCTATCATCGGTGCAACGAACAAGAAGGGAAAGGTCGGCAACGTCATTTTTGAGAACTTCAAAACGAACAAGGAGCGCGGGATTTTCAAGGGCAATATCTACCCGGTGAACCCCAAGCTCGACGAGATTGACGGCTACAAGGTCTACCACAGCGTCGAGGAGCTCCCGGACGACACCGAGATGGCAGTCATAGCTATCCCGGCTCCCTTCGTGCCGGACACGATGAGGCAGATAGCGAAGAAGGGCATCAAGGCGGTTATCATCATTACGGGCGGTTTTGGCGAGCTCGGTGAGGAGGGCAAGAAGCTCGAAAGAGAGATCTATGAAATAGCTAAGGCCAATGGAATACGAGTTATCGGCCCGAACTGCGTTGGTGTTTACGTCCCCGACACCGGCGTTGACACGGTCTTCCTGCCAGAGGAGAAGATGGACAGGCCGAAGAGCGGGCCCATAGCGTTCGTCAGCCAGAGCGGTGCCTTTGCAGCAGCTATGCTCGACTGGGCAGCCGGCGCTGGGATAGGAATCGGCAAGATGGTCAGCTACGGCAACAAGCTCGACGTTGACGATGCGGACCTTATGGAGTACTTCATCCACGACGACACCATAAACGTCGTCACCTTCTACATCGAGGGCGTCAAGGACGGAAGAAAGTTCATGGAGGCCGCGAAGAAGATAACCAAGGTCAAGCCGGTCATTGCCCTCAAGAGCGGAAGGAGCGAGTACGGAGCAAAGGCGGCATCCTCCCACACGGGTTCTCTTGCCGGTGCCGATACAATCTACGACGCCGTCTTCAAGCAGACCGGAATCATACGTGCCGAGGACTTCGAGCACATGTTCGACCTCGCTAAAGCCTTCGCTTCGCTTAAAGACAAGCTCCCGAAGGGCGACAGGATAGGAATCATCACCGACGGCGGTGGAGCTGGCGTCATGGCGAGCGACGCCGTCGCAAGGTTCGGCCTCAGGATGGCCGAGCTGAGCGAGGAGACCCTCAGGTACCTGAAGGAGCACTTCCCGCCGCACGCCGTGGCAGGAAACCCGACCGACGTCGTCGGCGACACCGACGCCGAGAGGTACAGGATAGCCATCGAGGCCTTTGTGAACGACCCGAACGTCGACGCGATAGTCGTCATAGTCCTCTTCCAGGTTCCGCTCCTTGAGGACGAGAAGATAATCGAAATCCTTGCAGAGTACCAGAAGAAGAGCGACAAGCCGATCCTTGCCGTCGCCATGGGCGGTGAGAAGACCGAGCGCTACGCCAGAATGCTCGAAGAGAGGGGCGTCCCCGTTTATCCGACCCCCGAGAGGGGAGTCAGGGCCATGGCAGGCCTTGTTAAGTACGCTGAATACCTTAGGAGGGGGGCATGA
- the purD gene encoding phosphoribosylamine--glycine ligase, producing the protein MKVLLVGGGGRENAIGEALVRSGAELYVVSKHRNPGLARLASGYGLAKETNVGKVLEFALNWGVDLAFIGPEAPLEKGIVNVLEENGIPTIGPSREAAKLETDKAFARSLMEEYEIPGRKLFRVFDDVSEMRSWIDDFERPVVVKPIGLTGGKGVKVVGYQLRDNEEAKAYAEELIRKDGKVLIEERTDGVEFTFQVFTDGKHVVPMPLAQDYPHAYEGDQGPITGGMGSYSCPNHLLPFVPREDYERALETLKATVEAMRKNGTPYKGILYGQFMLGKDGPVLIEYNARFGDPEAMNVLPLLKTSLLEIAEGIVDGNLGRAEFEKKATVVKYLAPKGYPTNPVKGVKVEVDERAVEDAGAKLYYASIDENFTLLSSRAIAVVGIADTLEEAEKIAESAVPHIRGELFYRRDVGTKESVEKRIKLMKELGREFELNPC; encoded by the coding sequence ATGAAGGTTCTGCTCGTTGGAGGCGGTGGCAGGGAGAACGCCATCGGCGAGGCACTCGTGAGGAGTGGCGCCGAGCTCTACGTGGTCTCGAAGCACAGGAACCCAGGCCTCGCAAGGCTTGCTTCAGGTTATGGCCTGGCAAAAGAAACGAACGTTGGGAAAGTCCTTGAGTTCGCCCTGAACTGGGGGGTTGATCTGGCTTTCATCGGCCCGGAGGCACCCCTTGAGAAGGGCATCGTAAACGTCCTCGAAGAGAATGGAATCCCCACCATCGGGCCGAGCAGAGAAGCCGCCAAACTCGAAACCGACAAGGCCTTCGCCCGCTCGCTTATGGAAGAGTACGAAATCCCAGGCAGAAAGCTCTTCCGCGTCTTTGATGACGTCTCCGAGATGCGTTCGTGGATTGACGACTTTGAAAGGCCCGTTGTGGTAAAGCCCATCGGTCTGACTGGAGGGAAGGGAGTTAAGGTTGTCGGCTACCAGCTGAGGGACAACGAGGAAGCCAAAGCCTACGCCGAGGAACTCATCAGAAAGGACGGAAAGGTCCTAATCGAGGAAAGAACCGACGGTGTCGAGTTCACGTTCCAGGTCTTCACGGACGGGAAGCACGTCGTGCCAATGCCCCTTGCCCAGGACTATCCCCACGCCTATGAGGGTGACCAAGGCCCAATAACCGGCGGGATGGGAAGCTACTCCTGTCCGAACCACCTGCTCCCCTTCGTCCCCAGGGAGGACTACGAGAGGGCCCTTGAGACTCTGAAGGCGACGGTTGAGGCCATGAGAAAGAACGGGACGCCCTACAAGGGAATCCTCTACGGCCAGTTCATGCTGGGCAAAGACGGCCCGGTTCTTATAGAGTACAACGCCCGCTTCGGCGATCCAGAGGCAATGAACGTTCTCCCTCTCCTTAAGACGAGTCTGCTTGAGATAGCTGAGGGAATCGTTGACGGCAACCTCGGAAGGGCGGAGTTTGAGAAAAAGGCAACGGTGGTCAAGTACCTCGCACCAAAGGGCTACCCCACGAACCCCGTCAAGGGTGTAAAGGTTGAGGTTGATGAGAGAGCCGTTGAAGACGCCGGGGCAAAGCTCTACTATGCTTCAATTGATGAAAACTTCACTCTCCTCAGCTCCCGCGCCATAGCGGTCGTTGGGATTGCCGATACCCTCGAAGAGGCCGAGAAGATTGCTGAGAGCGCGGTTCCACACATCAGGGGCGAGCTGTTCTACAGGCGCGACGTTGGAACTAAGGAGAGCGTCGAGAAGAGAATTAAGCTGATGAAGGAGCTCGGAAGGGAGTTTGAGCTGAACCCATGCTGA